One Pseudomonas fluorescens genomic region harbors:
- the efeO gene encoding iron uptake system protein EfeO encodes MSTPNTPQASPPRALRWALAGSVIVMIAAGGLFWYASKMAAAKRQHNHDEVVVNIHPGRCEPNALSVPAGRASFRIVNRSDRAVEWEILDGVLVVEERENIAPGLSQVINANLQPGDYAITCGLLSNPRGTLHVTPTAASDAAAKAKPSMVAFIGPLSEFRVYLASQSSALIKAVGALDQAIESGDLSQAQALYLPARAAYQRLAPAAQRLAELDNRINARADYYEKREQDPAFVGFHRLEYGLFEQRKLDDLKPVAQHLLADVTTLKQQLLAQTLPPEQLVNIIVRNLNSLAEVRAASGEEERYSHSDLNGFAANAQTAHKVVDLLRPLLTKSAADLLGQIDQALAGFDAELNRYKVEDGYARYDSVSNTQRQQIADKAQALAHALHGIDPVLGLSGL; translated from the coding sequence ATGTCAACGCCTAATACTCCTCAGGCTTCGCCGCCCCGTGCCTTGCGCTGGGCATTGGCCGGTTCGGTGATCGTGATGATCGCCGCCGGCGGCCTGTTCTGGTACGCCTCGAAAATGGCTGCCGCCAAGCGTCAGCACAATCACGATGAAGTGGTGGTGAACATTCATCCGGGCCGTTGCGAGCCGAACGCTTTGAGCGTGCCCGCCGGGCGCGCCAGTTTCCGCATCGTCAACCGTTCCGACCGGGCAGTTGAATGGGAAATTCTCGACGGCGTGCTGGTGGTCGAAGAACGCGAAAACATTGCCCCCGGTCTGAGCCAGGTCATCAACGCCAATCTGCAACCGGGTGACTACGCCATCACCTGTGGCTTGCTGAGCAACCCGCGCGGCACTTTGCACGTCACGCCAACCGCGGCCTCCGACGCCGCCGCGAAAGCCAAGCCGTCGATGGTCGCTTTCATTGGGCCGTTGTCAGAGTTTCGCGTGTATCTGGCCAGCCAGAGCAGCGCTTTGATCAAGGCCGTAGGTGCTCTCGATCAGGCCATCGAAAGCGGCGACTTGAGCCAGGCTCAGGCGCTGTACCTGCCGGCCCGTGCGGCCTATCAGCGTCTGGCGCCCGCCGCGCAGCGCCTTGCCGAACTGGACAACCGCATCAACGCCCGCGCTGATTATTATGAAAAACGCGAACAGGATCCGGCATTCGTCGGTTTTCACCGCCTCGAATATGGCCTGTTCGAGCAACGCAAACTCGACGACCTGAAGCCCGTTGCCCAGCATCTTCTGGCCGACGTCACCACGCTGAAACAGCAATTGCTGGCTCAGACCCTGCCACCGGAGCAACTGGTCAACATTATCGTGCGCAACCTCAACAGCCTCGCCGAGGTGCGCGCCGCCAGCGGGGAAGAAGAACGCTACAGCCACAGCGACCTCAATGGTTTCGCCGCCAATGCGCAAACCGCGCACAAGGTCGTCGATTTGCTGCGCCCGCTATTGACCAAATCCGCCGCCGACCTGCTGGGGCAGATCGATCAAGCGCTTGCTGGCTTCGACGCCGAACTCAACCGCTACAAGGTTGAGGACGGCTACGCCCGTTACGACAGTGTCAGCAATACACAACGCCAGCAGATCGCCGACAAGGCTCAAGCGCTTGCGCATGCACTCCATGGCATCGATCCCGTCCTCGGCCTCTCCGGCCTGTAA
- the efeU gene encoding iron uptake transporter permease EfeU: MLVPFLIMLREGIEAALIVGIIASYLQQTGRGQWMPAVWIGVFLAAALALLVGGGLELVSAEFPQKQQELFEGVVGLVAVGILSSMVFWMRKVARSIKHSLQASLDQALTTSKHQVIALIAMVFFAVAREGLETVFFLLAVFQQSEGPGAPIGALLGLILAIIVGLLIYSGSMRLNLSMFFKWTGLFILLVAAGILANSVQALHEAGLWNHLQGVLFDFSATLPMDGPLGSVLAGMFGYQDAPTVSTLGAYVIYLLLALVMFFLPAAQPRAQSTSVSSQ; the protein is encoded by the coding sequence ATGCTCGTTCCCTTTCTCATCATGCTGCGCGAAGGCATCGAAGCCGCGCTGATCGTCGGCATCATCGCCAGTTACCTTCAGCAAACCGGCCGTGGCCAATGGATGCCGGCGGTGTGGATCGGGGTTTTCCTCGCCGCCGCGCTCGCGCTGCTGGTTGGTGGCGGCCTGGAACTGGTCAGCGCCGAATTTCCGCAGAAACAGCAGGAATTGTTTGAAGGCGTCGTCGGGCTGGTGGCCGTGGGCATTCTCAGCTCGATGGTGTTCTGGATGCGCAAGGTCGCCCGGTCGATCAAGCATTCGCTGCAAGCCTCGCTTGACCAAGCGCTGACGACCTCAAAACATCAAGTCATCGCCCTGATCGCCATGGTGTTTTTCGCCGTCGCTCGCGAGGGTCTGGAAACGGTGTTTTTCCTGCTCGCCGTGTTCCAGCAGAGCGAAGGCCCCGGCGCGCCGATCGGCGCCCTGCTCGGCCTGATCCTGGCGATCATCGTTGGCTTGCTGATCTACAGCGGCAGCATGCGCCTCAACCTTTCGATGTTCTTCAAGTGGACCGGCCTGTTCATTCTGCTGGTCGCCGCCGGGATTCTCGCCAATTCCGTGCAGGCGCTGCACGAAGCCGGGCTGTGGAATCACCTGCAAGGCGTGCTGTTCGACTTCAGTGCGACGTTGCCGATGGACGGCCCGTTGGGCTCGGTGCTGGCCGGCATGTTCGGTTATCAGGATGCACCGACCGTCAGCACCCTCGGTGCGTATGTGATTTATCTGCTGCTGGCGCTGGTGATGTTTTTTCTCCCGGCCGCCCAGCCCCGCGCGCAGTCGACTTCCGTTTCCAGCCAATAA
- a CDS encoding AraC family transcriptional regulator has protein sequence MSEKDTIAIQLVREALLQSCAPGAATEHVLRKVGIDPLLLQSASGRVPASQYARLWRLLARRGDDEFFGMDPRKLKSGSLAFLCRSAMAQPTLAAALESGLSFLSLMLDRLPAQLLRQQSLAEIVLLEDDVEPRRAFTYFTYWMIVHGVACWLAGRRIPILAIELRCPAPDFTDDYRVMFSENLRFDRPRTRMIVAADCLDLPIKRSPEELKRFLAHAPANILVKYRDPQSLASRIKQDLRQLPAEQWPETEALAQQLCMSASTLRRRLAEEGQTWQGLKDGVRKELAITWLAEPSISFAEIASRLGFADASSFYKAFRKWSGSNPGHYRTLILNEIV, from the coding sequence ATGTCAGAAAAAGACACCATTGCCATTCAGCTGGTGCGTGAAGCGCTGTTGCAAAGCTGTGCGCCCGGCGCGGCCACGGAACACGTTTTGCGCAAGGTCGGCATTGACCCGCTGCTGTTGCAATCCGCCAGCGGTAGGGTGCCCGCGTCGCAATACGCCAGACTCTGGCGCTTGTTGGCGCGGCGCGGTGACGATGAGTTTTTCGGCATGGATCCACGCAAGCTCAAATCTGGCAGCCTCGCGTTTCTGTGTCGCAGCGCCATGGCACAGCCGACGCTGGCGGCGGCACTCGAGAGCGGTCTGTCGTTTCTCTCGCTGATGCTCGACCGCTTACCGGCGCAGTTGCTGCGCCAGCAGAGTCTCGCCGAAATCGTGCTGCTCGAAGACGACGTCGAACCCCGCCGCGCTTTCACCTATTTCACCTATTGGATGATCGTTCACGGTGTGGCGTGTTGGCTGGCGGGGAGGCGGATTCCGATTCTGGCCATCGAACTGCGCTGCCCGGCGCCAGACTTCACCGATGACTATCGTGTGATGTTTTCGGAAAACCTGCGGTTTGATCGGCCCCGGACGCGGATGATTGTTGCCGCCGATTGCCTCGATCTGCCGATCAAGCGCAGCCCCGAAGAGCTGAAGCGTTTTCTCGCCCATGCACCGGCCAATATTCTGGTGAAGTACCGCGACCCGCAAAGCCTGGCCAGTCGGATCAAGCAGGATCTGCGGCAACTGCCCGCCGAGCAATGGCCGGAAACCGAAGCCCTGGCGCAGCAACTGTGTATGTCGGCCTCGACCTTGCGCCGTCGTCTGGCGGAGGAAGGGCAGACCTGGCAGGGGCTCAAGGACGGTGTGCGCAAAGAACTGGCGATTACCTGGCTGGCGGAGCCGTCGATCAGTTTTGCCGAGATCGCTTCACGCCTGGGCTTTGCCGATGCAAGTTCGTTTTACAAGGCGTTTCGCAAATGGTCGGGATCGAATCCGGGCCACTATCGCACCCTGATCCTGAATGAGATCGTCTGA
- a CDS encoding AMP-binding protein: protein MRDYLSATAQFNYQYTVEAALSGSLEALNACVECCDRHALPGRIALFWEGRDGASATYTFSDLQDQAARFANFLLAQGVQKGDKVAGLLPRNIELLITVFATWRIGAVYQPLFTAFGPKALEHRLHSSGAKVVVTDAVNRPKLAEVADCPTLVTVGGPKGQGIVRGDFSFWAELANFSNVCEPLLLTGEDPFLLMFTSGTTGPSKALSVPLKAIVAFQSYTRDAVDLRPEDAFWNVADPGWAYGIYFGVTGPLSMGHPITFYDGPFTLESTCRVINKYGITNLTGSPTAYRLLIAGGDEFARSIKGKLRIVSSAGEPLNPEVIRWFADNLDVVIHDHYGQTELGMVLCNHHGFEHPVHVGAAGFASPGHRIVVLDDQYHELGVGQPGILAIDRAQSPMCWFGGYEGAPTKAFVGNYYLSGDTVELNPDGSISFVGRSDDVITTSGYRVGPFDVESALIEHPAVIEAAVIGKPDPERTERVKAFVVLSAQYRAAPELAEELRLHVRKRLAAHAYPREIEFVSELPKTPSGKLQRFILRNQEIAKAQEAAAHNVSA from the coding sequence ATGCGCGATTACTTGTCTGCCACCGCACAATTCAACTACCAGTACACCGTAGAGGCCGCGCTCAGCGGTTCGCTTGAAGCGCTCAACGCCTGCGTCGAATGCTGCGACCGCCATGCCTTGCCCGGGCGCATCGCGCTGTTCTGGGAAGGCCGCGACGGTGCCAGTGCGACCTATACGTTCAGCGATCTGCAGGATCAAGCCGCGCGATTCGCCAATTTTCTCCTCGCCCAAGGCGTGCAGAAGGGCGACAAGGTCGCCGGGCTGCTGCCGCGCAATATCGAATTGCTCATTACCGTATTCGCCACGTGGCGCATCGGTGCGGTGTATCAGCCACTGTTTACCGCGTTCGGCCCCAAAGCCCTTGAACACCGCTTGCACAGCTCCGGCGCGAAAGTCGTGGTCACCGACGCCGTCAATCGGCCGAAGCTCGCTGAAGTCGCCGATTGCCCGACGCTCGTTACCGTCGGCGGGCCCAAGGGCCAAGGCATCGTCCGTGGCGATTTCAGTTTCTGGGCTGAGCTGGCAAATTTCTCCAACGTCTGCGAACCGCTGCTGCTGACCGGCGAAGATCCCTTCTTGTTGATGTTCACCTCTGGCACCACCGGCCCGTCGAAAGCGCTGTCGGTGCCACTCAAAGCCATTGTCGCCTTCCAGAGTTACACCCGTGATGCGGTGGATCTGCGCCCGGAAGACGCGTTCTGGAACGTGGCCGATCCGGGCTGGGCCTATGGCATTTACTTCGGCGTTACGGGCCCGTTGTCAATGGGCCACCCGATCACGTTCTACGATGGCCCGTTCACCCTTGAAAGCACCTGCCGGGTGATCAACAAATACGGGATCACCAACCTCACCGGCTCGCCGACGGCTTATCGTTTGCTGATTGCTGGCGGTGATGAATTCGCCAGGTCGATCAAGGGCAAATTGCGCATTGTCAGCAGCGCCGGCGAGCCGCTGAATCCAGAGGTGATCCGCTGGTTCGCCGACAATCTCGATGTGGTCATTCATGACCATTACGGCCAGACGGAGCTGGGCATGGTGCTGTGCAATCACCATGGCTTCGAGCATCCGGTGCATGTCGGCGCCGCCGGGTTCGCTTCGCCGGGGCATCGCATCGTCGTGCTCGATGACCAATACCACGAACTCGGCGTCGGCCAGCCGGGGATTCTTGCCATCGACCGCGCGCAATCGCCGATGTGCTGGTTCGGCGGCTATGAAGGCGCGCCGACCAAGGCCTTCGTCGGCAACTATTATTTGAGCGGCGACACCGTCGAGTTGAACCCGGACGGCAGCATCAGCTTCGTCGGGCGCAGTGATGACGTGATCACCACTTCGGGCTATCGCGTTGGCCCGTTTGATGTCGAGAGCGCGTTGATCGAACACCCGGCGGTGATTGAAGCGGCGGTCATCGGCAAACCCGATCCGGAGCGCACCGAACGGGTCAAAGCCTTCGTCGTGCTCAGCGCGCAATACCGCGCCGCACCCGAGTTGGCCGAAGAGCTGCGCCTGCATGTGCGCAAGCGTCTGGCGGCGCATGCGTACCCCCGTGAAATCGAATTTGTCAGTGAATTGCCCAAGACCCCCAGCGGCAAATTGCAGCGCTTTATCTTGCGCAACCAGGAAATCGCCAAGGCTCAAGAGGCCGCGGCGCATAACGTTTCAGCTTGA
- a CDS encoding SDR family NAD(P)-dependent oxidoreductase: MQIENKVFIVTGGASGLGAATAELLVSAGAKVMLVDMNAEAVAAQAQRLGAQSVVADISNEAAAEAAVQATVAAFGGLNGLVNCAGIVRGEKILGKNGPHALSSFAQVINVNLIGSFNMLRLAAAAIAESEANADGERGVIINTASVAAFDGQIGQAAYSASKGAIASLTLPAARELARFGIRVMTIAPGIFETPMMAGMTPEVRDSLAAGVPFPPRLGKPAEYAALVRHIIENSMLNGEVIRLDGALRMAAK; this comes from the coding sequence ATGCAGATCGAGAACAAGGTTTTTATCGTCACCGGCGGCGCGTCCGGCCTCGGTGCAGCCACCGCTGAATTGCTGGTCAGTGCCGGCGCCAAAGTGATGCTGGTGGATATGAACGCCGAAGCCGTCGCTGCCCAGGCCCAGCGCCTCGGTGCGCAAAGCGTGGTCGCCGACATCAGCAACGAAGCCGCAGCCGAAGCCGCCGTGCAAGCGACCGTCGCCGCGTTCGGTGGCCTCAATGGCCTAGTCAACTGCGCGGGTATTGTTCGTGGCGAGAAGATCCTCGGCAAGAACGGCCCACACGCATTGAGCAGTTTCGCCCAGGTGATCAACGTCAATCTGATCGGCAGCTTCAACATGCTGCGCCTGGCTGCAGCGGCCATCGCCGAGAGCGAAGCCAATGCCGACGGCGAGCGCGGCGTGATCATCAATACCGCGTCGGTGGCGGCGTTCGACGGCCAGATCGGTCAGGCGGCGTACTCCGCCTCCAAAGGCGCAATCGCCAGCCTGACGCTGCCGGCCGCGCGTGAACTGGCGCGTTTCGGCATTCGCGTGATGACAATTGCTCCGGGCATTTTCGAAACGCCGATGATGGCTGGCATGACCCCGGAAGTCCGCGACTCGCTGGCGGCCGGCGTACCGTTCCCGCCGCGTCTGGGCAAGCCTGCCGAGTACGCCGCGCTGGTTCGGCATATCATCGAAAACAGCATGCTCAACGGCGAGGTGATCCGTCTCGACGGCGCCTTGCGCATGGCCGCCAAGTAA
- a CDS encoding acetyl-CoA C-acyltransferase: MTISNDPIVIVSAVRTPMGGFQGELKSLTAPQLGAAAIKAAVERAGVAADSVDEVLFGCVLPAGLGQAPARQAALGAGLDKSTRCTTVNKMCGSGMQTTIMAHDMLLAGSADVVIAGGMESMSNSPYLLDRARAGYRMGHGRVLDSMFLDGLEDAYDKGRLMGTFAEDCAETNGFSREAQDAFAIASTTRAQQAIKDGSFQDEIVPLTVTVGKEKVVISNDEQPPKAKLDKVASLKPAFRDGGTVTAANSSSISDGAAALVLMRQSQAHKLGLKPLAVIHGHSAFADTPGLFPTAPIGAIKTLIKKTGWSLAEVDLFEVNEAFAVVGMAAMTHLEIPHDKLNVHGGACALGHPIGASGARILVTLLSALRQKNLKRGIAAICIGGGEATAMAVECVY; encoded by the coding sequence ATGACTATTTCCAATGATCCGATTGTGATTGTCAGCGCCGTGCGCACCCCGATGGGTGGCTTTCAGGGTGAGCTGAAAAGCCTTACTGCGCCGCAACTTGGCGCTGCCGCGATCAAAGCTGCCGTGGAACGCGCGGGCGTTGCCGCCGATTCCGTCGATGAAGTGTTGTTCGGTTGCGTACTGCCCGCCGGTCTCGGTCAGGCGCCTGCGCGTCAGGCGGCGCTGGGCGCCGGTCTGGATAAATCGACCCGTTGCACCACCGTCAACAAAATGTGCGGCTCGGGCATGCAGACCACCATCATGGCCCACGACATGTTGCTCGCCGGCAGCGCCGATGTGGTGATTGCTGGCGGCATGGAGAGCATGTCCAACTCGCCATACTTGCTTGATCGTGCTCGCGCCGGTTACCGCATGGGCCACGGGCGCGTGCTGGATTCGATGTTCCTCGATGGCCTCGAAGACGCCTATGACAAGGGCCGCCTGATGGGCACATTTGCCGAGGATTGCGCTGAAACCAATGGTTTCAGCCGCGAAGCGCAGGACGCGTTTGCCATTGCCTCGACCACCCGCGCGCAGCAGGCGATCAAGGATGGCAGCTTTCAGGACGAGATCGTCCCGCTGACCGTGACCGTCGGCAAAGAGAAGGTAGTCATCAGCAACGACGAGCAGCCACCAAAAGCCAAACTCGACAAAGTTGCCTCGCTGAAACCGGCGTTCCGTGATGGTGGGACAGTGACGGCGGCGAACTCCAGTTCAATCTCCGACGGCGCGGCGGCGCTGGTGCTGATGCGTCAATCGCAAGCGCACAAGCTCGGGCTCAAGCCGTTGGCAGTCATCCATGGGCATTCCGCGTTCGCCGATACGCCAGGGCTGTTTCCAACCGCGCCGATTGGTGCGATCAAAACGCTGATCAAAAAGACCGGCTGGTCCCTGGCTGAGGTCGATCTGTTCGAAGTCAACGAAGCGTTTGCCGTGGTCGGGATGGCGGCGATGACGCACCTGGAAATCCCGCACGACAAGCTCAACGTGCATGGCGGTGCCTGTGCCTTGGGCCATCCGATCGGCGCTTCCGGAGCACGGATTCTGGTGACGCTGTTGTCCGCGCTGCGGCAGAAGAACCTCAAGCGCGGGATTGCAGCGATCTGCATTGGCGGCGGCGAAGCCACGGCAATGGCCGTGGAATGCGTCTACTGA
- a CDS encoding acyl-CoA dehydrogenase yields the protein MIPNEDQTQIRDMARQFAEERLKPFAAAWDREHRFPKEAIGEMAELGFFGMLVPEQWGGCDTGYLAYAMALEEIAAGDGACSTIMSVHNSVGCVPILKFGNDDQRERFLKPLASGAMLGAFALTEPQAGSDASSLKTRARLDGDHYVLNGCKQFITSGQNAGAVIVFAVTDPSAGKRGISAFIVPTDSPGYKVARVEDKLGQHASDTCQILFEDVKVPVANRLGEEGEGYKIALANLEGGRVGIAAQSVGMARAAFEAARDYARERDTFGKPIIEHQAVAFRLADMATQIAVARQMVHYAAALRDSGQPALVEASMAKLFASEMAEKVCSMALQTLGGYGYLNDFPLERIYRDVRVCQIYEGTSDIQRMVISRNL from the coding sequence ATGATTCCCAACGAAGACCAAACCCAGATCCGCGACATGGCCCGGCAATTTGCCGAGGAACGGTTGAAACCGTTCGCCGCCGCCTGGGACCGCGAGCACCGTTTCCCCAAGGAGGCCATCGGCGAAATGGCCGAACTGGGCTTTTTCGGCATGCTGGTGCCGGAGCAGTGGGGCGGTTGCGACACCGGCTATCTGGCCTACGCGATGGCGCTGGAAGAAATCGCCGCCGGCGACGGTGCGTGCTCGACGATCATGAGCGTGCACAACTCGGTGGGGTGCGTGCCGATTCTAAAGTTCGGCAACGACGACCAGCGTGAGCGTTTCCTCAAACCGCTGGCCAGCGGCGCGATGCTCGGTGCTTTCGCCTTGACCGAACCCCAGGCCGGCTCCGACGCCAGCAGCCTGAAAACCCGCGCGCGCCTCGACGGTGATCACTACGTCTTGAACGGCTGCAAACAATTCATCACCTCCGGGCAGAACGCCGGGGCGGTGATCGTGTTCGCCGTGACCGATCCGAGTGCCGGCAAACGCGGGATCAGTGCGTTTATCGTGCCGACCGACTCGCCCGGCTATAAGGTCGCGCGGGTTGAAGACAAGCTCGGCCAGCACGCATCCGACACTTGCCAGATTCTGTTCGAAGACGTGAAAGTGCCGGTGGCCAACCGGTTAGGCGAGGAGGGTGAAGGTTACAAGATTGCCCTGGCCAACCTTGAGGGCGGACGCGTCGGCATCGCGGCGCAATCGGTGGGCATGGCCCGGGCAGCGTTCGAAGCGGCGCGCGATTACGCCCGAGAGCGCGACACCTTCGGCAAGCCGATCATTGAACATCAGGCCGTGGCGTTCCGTCTGGCTGACATGGCCACGCAGATCGCCGTCGCCCGGCAAATGGTGCATTACGCGGCGGCCCTGCGAGACAGCGGTCAGCCCGCCCTGGTCGAAGCGTCGATGGCAAAACTGTTCGCCTCGGAGATGGCCGAGAAAGTCTGCTCGATGGCATTGCAGACGCTGGGCGGTTACGGTTACCTCAACGATTTCCCGCTGGAACGCATTTATCGCGACGTGCGCGTGTGCCAGATCTACGAAGGCACCAGCGACATTCAGCGCATGGTCATCTCCCGCAACCTATAA
- a CDS encoding enoyl-CoA hydratase has protein sequence MSYETILLEIRDRVGLITLNRPQALNALNAQLVSEVNQALDTLEADANIGCIVLTGSKKAFAAGADIKEMAELTYPQIYMDDLFSDSDRVANRRKPIIAAVNGFALGGGCELALMCDFILAGDNAKFGQPEINLGVLPGMGGTQRLTRAVGKAKAMEMCLSGRMIDAVEAERCGIVARIVPSDELLDEALKVAGVIAGKSLPIAMMIKESVNRAFEVNLTEGVRFERRVFHAAFATQDQKEGMAAFVGKREAAFQGK, from the coding sequence ATGAGCTACGAAACGATTCTGCTGGAAATCCGCGACCGCGTTGGCCTGATCACCCTCAATCGGCCGCAGGCGCTGAATGCGCTGAATGCGCAACTGGTCAGCGAAGTGAATCAGGCCCTCGACACACTGGAGGCGGATGCGAACATCGGTTGCATCGTCCTCACCGGCTCGAAAAAAGCCTTCGCCGCTGGCGCCGACATCAAGGAAATGGCCGAGCTGACTTATCCGCAGATCTATATGGACGACCTGTTCAGCGACAGCGATCGCGTCGCCAACCGCCGCAAGCCGATCATCGCCGCGGTCAACGGCTTCGCTCTTGGGGGCGGTTGTGAATTGGCGCTGATGTGCGACTTCATTCTCGCTGGCGACAATGCGAAATTCGGCCAGCCGGAAATCAACCTCGGCGTGCTGCCTGGCATGGGCGGTACTCAGCGTCTGACTCGCGCGGTCGGCAAGGCCAAAGCCATGGAAATGTGCCTGAGCGGGCGCATGATCGACGCGGTGGAAGCCGAGCGTTGCGGCATCGTCGCGCGAATTGTGCCGAGCGATGAATTGCTCGATGAGGCTCTGAAAGTTGCAGGGGTGATTGCCGGCAAGTCGCTGCCGATCGCGATGATGATCAAGGAAAGCGTGAACCGTGCGTTTGAGGTCAACCTGACTGAAGGCGTGCGTTTTGAACGGCGAGTATTTCATGCCGCTTTTGCCACGCAGGATCAGAAGGAAGGGATGGCGGCGTTTGTGGGCAAGCGTGAGGCGGCATTCCAAGGCAAGTAA
- a CDS encoding acyl-CoA dehydrogenase family protein, producing MHDLELTEEQVMIRDMARDFARGEIAPHAQAWEKAGWIDDALVAKMGELGLLGMVVPEEWGGTYVDYVAYALAVEEISAGDGATGAFMSIHNSVGCGPVLNYGSEAQKQTWLADLASGQTIGCFCLTEPQAGSEAHNLRTRAELRDGQWVINGAKQFVSNGKRAKLAIVFAVTDPELGKKGISAFLVPTETSGFIVDRTEHKMGIRASDTCAVTLSDCRVPEVNLLGERGKGLAIALSNLEGGRIGIAAQALGIARAAFQAALAYSKDRVQFDKPIIEHQSIANLLADMHMQINAARLLILHAARLRTAGKPCLSEASQAKLFASEMAEKVCSSAIQIHGGYGYLEDYPVEKYYRDARITQIYEGSSEIQRMVIARDLKNYQM from the coding sequence ATGCACGATCTCGAACTGACTGAAGAACAAGTGATGATCCGCGACATGGCCCGGGACTTTGCCCGCGGCGAAATCGCGCCCCATGCGCAGGCTTGGGAAAAGGCTGGCTGGATCGACGACGCGCTGGTCGCGAAGATGGGCGAGCTCGGTCTGCTGGGCATGGTCGTGCCCGAAGAATGGGGCGGCACTTATGTCGACTACGTTGCGTATGCGTTGGCCGTTGAGGAGATTTCGGCCGGCGACGGCGCGACCGGCGCGTTCATGAGCATTCACAACTCGGTCGGCTGCGGCCCAGTGCTCAACTACGGCAGCGAAGCGCAGAAACAAACGTGGCTGGCGGACCTCGCCAGCGGGCAGACCATCGGTTGCTTTTGCCTGACCGAACCGCAGGCCGGCTCCGAAGCGCATAACCTGCGCACCCGCGCCGAACTGCGTGACGGCCAATGGGTGATCAACGGCGCCAAGCAGTTCGTCAGCAACGGCAAACGGGCGAAACTGGCCATCGTGTTTGCCGTGACCGATCCGGAACTGGGCAAGAAAGGCATTTCGGCGTTTCTGGTCCCGACCGAAACGTCGGGGTTCATCGTCGATCGCACCGAACACAAAATGGGCATTCGCGCGTCTGACACCTGCGCGGTAACGCTGAGCGACTGCCGCGTTCCCGAGGTCAATCTGCTCGGCGAACGCGGTAAAGGCCTGGCGATTGCCTTGTCCAACCTTGAAGGCGGACGCATCGGCATCGCTGCTCAAGCGTTGGGCATCGCCCGTGCGGCGTTTCAAGCGGCGCTGGCTTATTCGAAGGATCGGGTGCAGTTCGACAAGCCGATCATCGAACACCAGAGCATCGCCAACCTGCTGGCAGACATGCACATGCAGATCAACGCCGCACGCCTGCTGATTCTCCACGCCGCGCGCCTGCGCACGGCGGGCAAACCGTGTTTGTCCGAGGCTTCACAGGCAAAGCTGTTTGCGTCCGAGATGGCCGAGAAAGTTTGTTCCTCGGCGATTCAGATACACGGCGGGTATGGATATCTGGAAGATTACCCGGTGGAGAAATATTACCGGGATGCGCGGATTACGCAGATTTACGAAGGGTCGAGCGAGATCCAGCGGATGGTCATCGCGCGGGATTTGAAGAACTACCAGATGTAA